The Clarias gariepinus isolate MV-2021 ecotype Netherlands chromosome 24, CGAR_prim_01v2, whole genome shotgun sequence region TGCAGCACTGAACGTCTATCTGTTACAATGCTTTAAacatattcagtgacatcagtGCTGGGTCTTGGTGTTCTCAAACGAGGTCTTAGCATgctcaaaaggcacacaggttgtgtggtggttggaattgtttttttcctgtcctCCCCACGTGGGGAGGAGTTCAGAAACAAAGCAATCCCACCCATCCATGGTTTATcccacattttaaataataaaagtacagGGTTTTCATAAACAAATGTTTGAGTAGGAGTAAAATATCCcatacagaaaaaaaggttttgtttcaGGTTTTTGTATCCTGTTACTGCTGTGATTTAGTGACTATTTATTTTTCACCAGGCTGACAagttgattattaattaaatggaAAAGAAGTGAGATCTAAAACAGATGCGAATCTGCACTGATGTAGTCCGTCCACAAGTTGATGTAAGTGTCGTTCAGAGTCCAATGGATCAGACATAATGCTGGAGGTTTGGGGctcctactgtacatgttttttgtGCTGACAGGGAGATTTGGGGTTCCTTGTATTTCCagtaggtggcatggtggcaaaGTGGTTAGCATGTTCTGCCCTTGCTTAGTCAGCTTCCTCTTACATTCCAAAGACTTGAATATTAACCAGATTGGCATTTACAAATTACCcctaatgagtgtgtgtgtgccctttgatggattggcaccctgtccagggggtCCCTGCTTTGTGAACCGAGTCTCCAGGTCCCCATGATAActgccttaaaaaaaatgaatattttttcagTTGAAGTGTGAAGTTGATTTGTAtttggcagtgtgtgtgttgggttcaATACTCTGGAGTTCCTTGGGGTGAGGAGTGCATCCAGTGTGTTAGCTTGCTCTTCTGGTgggcaattcaattcaattttgaatgacttaaagaaaatatatttaagttatATTTAAGCTTTCACCAGGAGCTCAACCCAACCGCCTTCTCCTACAGGAGCCTGACTCCACCCACCTCGACCCTGAGAAACGCAGGTGGAGCTCAGATCACGTAAGTCACAGTAAGTCGTATTAAGAGCTGAAGGTCATTTTCCAATTCCCAAGGGCTCATTACCCAACATCCCCAGCAGTGTGTTGACACACCCTGTATCCATTCAGATCCTCCAGACctggctggggtttgaaccaacacacacacacacagttcttttTGTTATTAGTCCATACACAATTTTTAGCTGAATAAACTTATACTTTTAGTTTCGTGTAGAAAATGTGTGAAGGTATCTGTGGATTTCTCCACACTGCTCACACTCCTCTAGCgcagctgtagtgtgtgtgttggtgtaacTGCTCACACTCCTCTGTGTCTATAAAAAAAGAGTAACAGCCAGCTAGTTGATTACCCTTACGAAGGGTAGGGTGGTGTGTCCTGATGACTGTAACCATGAGAACAGCGAGTGCGCTCACTGTTCCACCAGAGAGCACAAACACAACAAACTGAGCTGAGAACTAACacgtgatgtgtgtgtatgtgtgtgtgtgtgtgagacatggtCAGACTGTATCTCAGAAACATATCTGTGATCTCTCTCTTGTTACAGGTGCGCCAGACTGTAATGGAGTACTGAACCTCCTGTTTCTCCTCTACAGAGTACAAAGAGAACCAAAATTAAAGGTGAGACTGGGAATTAGTGAAAAGAGTGTAAGCGTCCTGCAGGCATGATGGCACAAAGCTGGAGGGCTGTGGCAGACCAGACCAGAACTGAAGGCGTGAGAGTGGCTGGCGGCGTAATGACGGCTGAACCTTGTTAAAACTGGCTGTAACCAATGAGTCCTTCAGCGGCTGAACCGCAGCACTCCGCTCAGCATTAAAGAACACTCACCAGCGTTAGAACCCGAAAGCGCACGTACACACACCGTGATGTTTACAGAACAATCCCTAGCACTCATCTCTTGACCCTCAAACTGGTATTCTTGCGGAGAGACATGATTGGTGGAAATCCAAAAAGTGGGAAAACGCTTGCTGTTCTCTCCTCCCACATCAGACAAGACGTCCATATGCAACCCTTAACCCCACCCACAACACAGacacattataataaaacagaGAAACACAAGCACTAATAAAGAGATCGAAAGCTTTAATTACACACATTAACCAAGAAAAGGCAAAAAACATCagaacaataaaaagaaaataacaaaaaggtCAAAAGTCATCAGGATTACTTGACATATTTCTCCATAAACTTTTTGTGGAATTCTGAGCGGAGTGTGTCGTTAATAAAACGCTTCTCCCTGCGAGACTCATCTACACCTTTAGCACAGTTTTTAAAGACCACGTCGTCGTCccacctgtaacacacacacacttaataatAAGACATCTTACATCTTCTACTTTCATCATAATACTtgagacttgtgtgtgtgtgtgtgtgtgtgtgtgtgtgtgtaaaatacctGCGTTTTACACTGAaggtgtttggtgtgtgtgtttgttgcccAGCGAGGTTGAGCAGTGGATTTCCACTCAGAATGTTCTCCATCCGAATTCTCTCCTCCTCTGCCTTCTGCTCCcgctcctaacacacacacacacacacacacacacttatgttgTGTCTAATACGTTATGTTTCTGTGAGTGTATAGTAGAGTGAGTACTCAGTGGTTCTCACCTTCCTCTCCTGCTCCTCTGCTCTCTCCTTCTTGATTTTCTCCAGTTCAGCCAGCAGGGCGGCGgtgtcgtcatcatcatcatcactgtcaGAGGCGGAGTCAGAGTCCTCATCctcctagacacacacacacacagagtacgtATTTACacgtataaatatataatgtatatacagttaCTTAAtttactcagtgtgtgtgtgtgtgtgtgtgtgcacatatcAGATAATACATATAGTCCAGTCCAAAAGTACTGGGACAAAGTGATTTGTGCCCCTGTACTCCACCACAGGATAATTAAGGTGAAACACTCAGATGCAGAGATTCAGCTTTAAcgaaaacatcacacacacacacacacacacacacacacacacaggtctgccCAAAGATACCTATTTATCTAAATACCATGCGTCACTATCTGTCTACCCACCAATTTGCATGTCTGTCTGCACCCTGTTTGTCTGTCTCCCCACCCCCCAGTCTGTCTCTctacagtgtgttgtgtgtcGTACGTCAGTCAGCGGGTCGTCTGCGTCCAGGTTTGCTGCAGGAATCTGATCGAGACGAGGACGCTTGGACGAGGACGAGgatgaagaagaggaggaggcgtGTTCTGTAGGAGAGACACATAACCAGTATTAAGTGCGCGTCGCACACACATACCTATGTCGTGCACAAACATATACATGCACCTGTGCCACACACACCTACgtcacacgcacactcacacgcgTGCGCGCGTGCGCACCTGCGCCCCCtaacccccccccacccacacacacacacctacatcaCACGCATGCGCACCTGCGCCacctaacaccccccccccccacacacacacacacctcttggTCCTCTCTCTCTGGTCTTGACggcgactctctctctctcctccagcTCTCGTCTGAAATCACGAGCGCGCACTTCCTCAGGGGCATCCTGGGTGGGCtgtctggacacacacacacacacacacaaatactttAGATTAATAACTGTAACTGAGTAACTGATTCTACACCTTTAACATCATTATAAACACCTGACATGTGGCCCTGCTTCAgcctagagtgtgtgtgtgtgtgtgtgtttgtgaagtgACCACTCACATGACTCTTTAGACGGGGAAAATGAGGACACACTCGAAcccacaataaattaattacaaatagTTGGGTTTTTTTGGCTGTTGGTGAgacaataacttttttttttttattaaactgttgATTTATTTACAGCCACTCGGATCTGGACAATGAAAACTTTGCCTCTCTGTTCCTCTAACTCTGGTTCCTTTGCCAGTTCCCCTGGCTGATACATGGTTTTGTTTGAGATGTTAAATCATAAATTTAATGaacattattactattttaaagAGGCTACTGACAAGGATAACTACCCATCCTGCATTTCACATCTTTCCTAGCTGCATCCAAGAGTGAGAgaaaaatgcagcttgttttCTTTACATGGGTAAGTGTGGAGTCTGGGGCTAATACATCTGCACACAGTGCTTGTGCTTTAGTTTTGCCTACGGTGAGGGCTTTAGCAACCAGTGTTTTCATTCACCAGCCTGTTAAACTTTGCCCAGCGATCTAAACTCCTGTAAGAGTGGCGAGATTTCATGGCGGAAGTAATCGGTTAATGATGGTCAGCTCGGCGGCACTGGATTTATCATCACCTACAGCTATTAGTGTGAAGCAAAAAATGATGTCAATTAAGAGTGTGCACTGATTGGCGCTCTAATGCACCTTCACCTCCAGTACTCAAAAAGATGTTAATGCAGCAGAGCGTCCAGAAAGTAAGATATTCACCGTGGCTGCTTTTGGAGGAAAGCTGATGTTCTGAACTCCACCTAGGATTCATTTTTggaattttaaagcttttttctcaataataaaaactaatttgtATAGTTGTGCATTCACTCCTGTGGgccatgacaaaaaaaaggggggaatttTGTGATGTGTGCAACATGTGGTGGAGGACAAACAGGGAAGAATGAGGACAAACAGGGAAGAATGAGGACAAACAGGGAGAGGAGGACAAACGGAAGAATGAGGACAAACAGGGAGAGGAGGACAAACAGGGAAGAATGAGGACAAACAGGGAAGAATGAGGACAAACAGGGAGAGGAGAACACAGAGCAGCGGTCCAGACAGAGGACTGAAAAACCTGACCGTCCAGACGAAATCCAGACAAATAgtcaccctgtgtgtgtgtgtgtgtgtacctgtatttgatcttggtgtgtgtgtgtgtgtgtgtacctgtatttgatcttggtgtgtctgtgtgtgtgtgtgtacctgtatttgatcttggtgtgtgtgtgtgtgtgtgtgtgtgtgtacctgtatttgatcttggtgtgtgtgtgtgtgtgtgtgtgtgtgtacctgtatttgatcttggtgtgtgtgtgtgtgtgtgtgtgtgtgtgtacctgtatttgatcttggtgtgtgtgtgtgtgtgtgtgtgtgtgtgtacctgtatttgatcttggtgtgtgtgtgtgtgtgtgtgtgtgtgtgtacctgtatttgatcttggtgtgtgtgtgtgtgtgtgtgtgtgtgtgtgtgtacctgtatttgatctttgtgtgtgtgtgtgtgtgtgtgtgtgtgtgtacctgtatttgatcttggtgtgtgtgtgtgtgtgtgtgtgtgtgtgtacctgtatttgatcttggtgtgtgtgtgtgtgtgtgtgtgtgtgtgtacctgtatttgatcttggtgtgtgtgtgtgtgtgtgtgtgtgtgtgtgtgtacctgtatttgatcttggtgtgtgtgtgtgtgtgtgtgtgtgtgtgtgtgtacctgtatttgatcttggtgtgtgtgtgtgtgtgtgtgtgtgtgtgtgtacctgtatttgatcttggtgtgtgtgtgtgtgtgtgtgtgtgtgtgtgtacctgtatttgatcttggtgtgtgtgtgtgtgtacctgtatttgatcttggtgtgtgtgtgtgtgtacctgtatttgatcttggtgtgtgtgtgtgtgtacctgtatttgatcttggtgtgtgtgtgtgtgtgtgtgtacctgtatttgatcttggtgtgtgtgtgtgtgtgtgtgtacctgtatttgatcttggtgtgtgtgtgtgtgtgtgtgtgtgtgtacctgtatttgatcttggtgtgtgtgtgtgtgtgtgtgtgtgtgtgtgtgtgtgtgtgtgtgtacctgtattttatcttggtgtgtgtgtgtgtgtgtgtgtgtgtgtgtacctgtatttgatcttggtgtgtgtgtgtgtgtgtgtgtgtgtgtgtgtgtacctgtatttgatcttggtgtgtgtgtgtgtgtgtgtgtgtgtgtacctgtatttgatcttggtgtgtgtgtgtgtgtgtgtaactgtatttgatattggtgtgtgtgtgtgtgtgtgtgtgtgtgtgtacctgtatttgatcttggtgtgtgtgtgtgtgtgtgtgtgtgtgtgtacctgtatttgatcttggtgtgtgtgtgtgtgtgtgtgtgtgtgtacctgtatttgatcttggtgtgtgtgtgtgtgtgtgtgtgtgtgtgtgtgtacctgtatttgatcttggtgtgtgtgtgtgtgtgtgtgtgtgtgtacctgtatttgatcttggtgtgtgtgtgtgtgtgtgtgtgtgtgtacctgtatttgatcttggtgtgtgtgtgtgtgtgtgtgtgtgtacctgtatttgatcttggtgtgtgtgtgtgtgtgtgtgtgtgtgtgtacctgtatttgatcttggtgtgtgtgtgtgtgtgtgtgtgtgtgtgtgtgtgtgtgtgtgtacctgtatttgatcttggtgtgtgtgtgtgtgtgtgtgtgtgtgtgtgtgtgtacctgtatttgatcttggtgtgtgtgtgtgtgtgtgtgtgtgtgtgtacctgtatttgatcttggtgtgtgtgtgtgtgtgtgtgtgtgtgtgtgtgtacctgtatttgatcttggtgtgtgtgtgtgtgtgtgtgtgtgtgtgtgtgtgtgtacctgtatttgatcttggtgtgtgtgtgtgtgtgtgtgtgtgtacctgtatttgatcttggtgtgtgtgtgtgtgtgtgtgtgtgtacctgtatttgatcttggtgtgtgtgtgtgtgtgtgtgtgtgtacctgtatttgatcttggtgtgtgtgtgtgtgtgtgtgtgtgtacctgtatttgatcttggtgtgtgtgtgtgtgtgtgtgtgtgtacctgtatttgttcttggtgtgtgtgtgtgtgtgtgtgtgtgtgtgtgtgtgtacctgtatttgatcttggtgtgtgtgtgtgtgtgtgtacctgtatttgatcttggggtgtgtgtgtgtgtgtgtgtgtgtgtgtacctgtatttgatcttggtgtgtgtgtgtgtgtgtgtgtgtgtgtgtgtacctgtatttgatcttggtgtgtgtgtgtgtgtgtgtgtacctgtatttgatcttggtgtgtgtgtgtgtgtgtgtgtacctgtatttgatcttggtgtgtgtgtgtgtgtgtgtgtacctgtatttgatcttggtgtgtgtgtgtgtgtgtgtgtacctgtatttgatcttggtgtgtgtgtgtgtgtgtgtgtacctgtatttgatcttggtgtgtgtgtgtgtgtacctgtatttgatcttgtgtgtgtgtgtgtgtacctgtatttgatcttgtgtgtgtgtgtgtgtgtgtacctgtatttgatcttggtgtgtgtgtgtgtgtgtgtacctgtatttgatcttggtgtgtgtgtgtgtgtgtgtgtgtgtgtgtgtgtgtacctgtatttgatcttggtgtgtgtgtgtgtgtgtgtgtgtgtgtacctgtatttgatcttggtgtgtgtgtgtgtgtgtgtgtgtgtgtgtgtacctgtatttgatcttggtgtgtgtgtgtgtgtgtgtgtgtgtgtgtacctgtatttgatcttggtgtgtgtgtgtgtgtgtgtgtgtgtgtgtgtgtgtgtgtacctgtatttgatcttggtgtgtgtgtgtgtgtgtgtacctgtatttgatcttgggtgtgtgtgtgtgtgtgtgtgtgtgtgtacctgtatttgatcttgtgtgtgtgtgtgtgtgtgtgtgtgtgtgtgtgtacctgtatttgatcttggtgtgtgtgtgtgtgtgtgtgtacctgtatttgatcttggtgtgtgtgtgtgtgtgtgtgtacctgtatttgatcttggtgtgtgtgtgtgtgtgtgtgtacctgtatttgatcttggtgtgtgtgtgtgtgtgtgtgtacctgtatttgatcttggtgtgtgtgtgtgtgtgtgtgtacctgtatttgatcttggtgtgtgtgtgtgtgtgtgtacctgtatttgatcttggtgtgtgtgtgtgtgtgtgtacctgtatttgatcttggtgtgtgtgtgtgtgtgtgtgtgtgtgtgtgtgtgtacctgtatttgatcttggtgtgtgtgtgtgtgtgtgtgtgtgtgtgtgtgtgtacctgtatttgatcttggtgtgtgtgtgtgtgtgtgtgtgtgtgtacctgtatttgatcttggtgtgtgtgtgtgtgtgtgtgtgtgtgtgtgtacctgtatttgatcttggtgtgtgtgtgtgtgtgtgtgtgtgtgtgtgtacctgtatttgatcttggtgtgtgtgtgtgtgtgtgtgtgtgtgtgtacctgtatttgatcttggtgtgtgtgtgtgtgtgtgtgtgtgtgtgtgtacctgtatttgatcttggtgtgtgtgtgtgtgtgtgtgtgtgtgtgtgtacctgtatttgatcttggtgtgtgtgtgtgtgtgtgtgtgtgtgtgtgtgtgtacctgtatttgatcttggtgtgtgtgtgtgtgtgtgtgtgtgtgtgtgtacctgtatttgatcttggtgtgtgtgtgtgtgtgtgtgtgtgtgtgtgtgtacctgtatttgatcttggtgtgtgtgtgtgtgtgtgtgtgtgtgtgtgtacctgtattttatcttggtgtgtgtgtgtgtgtgtgtgtgtgtgtgtgtgtgtacctgtttttgatcttggtgtgtgtgtgtgtgtgtgtgtgtgtgtgtgtgtgtgtgtgtacctgtatttgatcttggtgtgtgtgtgtgtgtgtgtgtgtgtgtgtacctgtatttgatcttggtgtgtgtgtgtgtgtgtgtgtgtgtgtgtgtgtgtacctgtatttgatcttggtgtgtgtgtgtgtgtgtgtgtgtgtgtgtgtgtgtacctgtatttgatcttggtgtgtgtgtgtgtgtgtgtgtgtgtgtgtgtgtacctgtatttgatcttggtgtgtgtgtgtgtgtgtgtgtgtgtacctgtatttgatcttggtgtgtgtgtgtgtgtgtgtgtgtgtgtgtgtgtgtgtgtgtgtgtgtgtgtacctgtatttgatcttggtgtgtgtgtgtgtgtgtgtacctgtatttgatcttggggggtgtgtgtgtgtgtgtacctgtatttgatcttggtgtgtgtgtgtgtgtgtgtgtgtgtgtgtacctgtatttgatcttggtgtgtgtgtgtgtgtgtgtgtgtgtgtgtgtgtgtgtgtaactgtatttgatcttggtgtgtgtgtgtgtgtgtgtgtgtgtgtgtgtgtgtacctgtatttgatcttggtgtgtgtgtgtgtgtgtgtgtgtgtgtgtgtacctgtttttgatcttggtgtgtgtgtgtgtgtgtgtgtgtgtacctgtatttgatcttggtgtgtgtgtgtgtgtgtgtgtgtgtgtgtgtgtgtgtgtacctgtatttgatcttggtgtgtgtgtgtgtgtgtgtgtgtgtgtgtgtgtgtgtgtgtgtgtgtacctgtatttgatcttggtgtgtgtgtgtgtgtgtgtgtgtgtgtgtgtgtgtgtgtgtgtacctgtatttgatcttggtgtgtgtgtgtgtgtgtgtgtacctgtatttgatcttggggggtgtgtgtgtgtgtgtacctgtatttgatcttggtgtgtgtgtgtgtgtgtgtgtgtgtgtgtacctgtatttgatcttggtgtgtgtgtgtgtgtgtgtgtgtgtgtgtacctgtatttgatcttggtgtgtgtgtgtgtgtgtgtgtgtgtgtacctgtatttgatcttggtgtgtgtgtgtgtgtgtgtgtgtgtacctgtatttgatcttggtgtgtgtgtgtgtgtgtgtgtgtgtgtgtgtgtgtgtgtgtacctgtatttgatcttggtgtgtgtgtgtgtgtgtgtgtgtgtgtgtgtgtgtgtacctgtatttgatcttggtgtgtgtgtgtgtgtgtgtacctgtatttgatcttggggggtgtgtgtgtgtgtgtacctgtatttgatcttggtgtgtgtgtgtgtgtgtgtgtgtgtgtgtgtacctgtatttgatcttggtgtgtgtgtgtgtgtgtgtgtgtgtgtacctgtatttgatcttggtgtgtgtgtgtgtgtgtgtacctgtatttgatcttggtgtgtgtgtgtgtgtgtgtgtgtgtgtgtgtgtgtacctgtatttgatcttggtgtgtgtgtgtgtgtgtgtgtgtgtgtgtgtgtgtgtgtacctgtatttgatcttggtgtgtgtgtgtgtgtgtgtacctgtatttgatcttggggggtgtgtgtgtgtgtgtacctgtatttgatcttggtgtgtgtgtgtgtgtgtgtgtgtgtgtgtgtacctgtatttgatcttggtgtgtgtgtgtgtgtgtgtgtgtgtgtgtacctgtatttgatcttggtgtgtgtgtgtgtgtgtgtgtgtgtacctgtatttgatcttggtgtgtgtgtgtgtgtgtgtgtgtgtgtgtacctgtatttgatcttggtgtgtgtatgtgtgtgtgtgtgtgtgtgtgtgtgtgtttgtgtacctgtatttgatcttggtgtgtgtgtgtgtgtgtgtgtgtgtgtgtgtgtgtgtgtgtgtacctgtatttgatcttggtgtgtgtgtgtgtgtgtgtacctgtatttgatcttggggtgtgtgtgtgtgtgtgtacctgtatttgatcttggggtgtgtgtgtgtgtgtgtgtgtgtgtgtgtgtacctgtatttgatcttggtgtgtgtgtgtgtgtgtgtgtgtgtgtacctgtatttgatcttggtgtgtgtgtgtgtgtgtgtgtgtgtacctgtatttgatcttggtgtgtgtgtgtgtgtgtgtgtgtgtgtgtgtgtgtacctgtatttgatctttgtgtgtgtgtgtgtgtgtgtgtgtgtgtgtgtgtgtgtgtgtacctgtatttgatcttggtgtgtgtgtgtgtgtgtgtgtgtgtgtgtacctgtatttgatcttggtgtgtgtgtgtgtgtgtgtgtgtgtgtgtgtacctgtatttgatcttggtgtgtgtgtgtgtgtgtacctgtatttgatcttggtgtgtgtgtgtgtgtgtgtgtgtgtgtacctgtatttgatcttggtgtgtgtgtgtgtgtgtgtgtgtgtgtacctgtatttgatcttggtgtgtgtgtgtgtgtgtgtgtgtgtgtgtgtgtgtgtacctgtatttgatcttggtgtgtgtgtgtgtgtgtgtgtgtgtgtgtgtgtgtgtacctgtatttgatcttggtgtgtgtgtgtgtgtgtgtgtgtgtgtacctgtatttgatcttggtgtgtgtgtgtgtgtgtgtacctgtatttgatcttggtgtgtgtgtgtgtgtgtgtgtacctgtatttgatcttggtgtgtgtgtgtgtgtgtgtgtgtgtgtgtgtacctgtatttgatcttggtgtgtgtgtgtgtgtgtgtgtgtgtgtgtgtgtgtgtacctgtatttgatcttggtgtgtgtgtgtgtgtgtgtgtacctgtatttgatcttggtgtgtgtgtgtgtgtgtgtgtgtgtacctgtatttgatcttggtgtgtgtgtgtgtgtgtgtgtacctgtatttgatcttggtgtgtgtgtgtgtgtgtagctgtatttgatcttggtgtgtgtgtgtgtgtgtacctgtatttgatcttggtgtgtgtgtgtgtgtgtgtgtacctgtatttgatcttggtgtgtgtgtgtgtgtgtgtgtacctgtatttgatcttggtgtgtgtgtgtgtgtgtgtgtgtgtgtgtgtgtgtacctgtatttgatcttggtgtgtgtgtgtgtgtgtgtgtgtgtgtgtgtgtgtgtgtacctgtatttgatcttggtgtgtgtgtgtgtgtgtgtgtgtgtgtgtgtgtgtgtacctgtatttgatcttggtgtgtgactgtgtgtgtgtgtacctgtatttgatcttggtgtgggtgtgtgtgtgtgtgtgtgtgtgtgtgtgtgtacctgtatttgatcttggtgtgtgtgtgtgtgtgtgtgtgtgtgtgtgtgtgtgtacctgtatttgatcttggtgtgtgagtgtgtgtgtgtgtacctgtatttgatcttggtgtgtgtgtgtgtgtgtgtgtacctgtatttgatcttggtgtgtgtgtgtgtgtgtgtgtgtgtgtacctgtatttgatcttggtgtgtgtgtgtgtgtgtgtgtgtacctgtatttgatcttggtgtgtgtgtgtgtgtgtgtacctgtatttgatcttggtgtgtgtgtgtgtgtgtgtgtgtgtgtgtgtacctgtatttgatcttggtgtgtgtgtgtgtgttgtgtgtgtgtgtgtgtgtgtgtgtacctgtatttgatcttggtgtgtgtgtgtgtgtgtgtacctgtatttgatcttggtgtgtgtgtgtgtgtgtgtgtgtgtacctgtatttgatcttggtgtgtgtgtgtgtgtgtgtacct contains the following coding sequences:
- the cwc15 gene encoding protein CWC15 homolog, coding for MTTAARPTFEPARGGRGKGEGDLSALSKQYSSRDLPGHTKIKYRQPTQDAPEEVRARDFRRELEERERVAVKTRERGPREHASSSSSSSSSSKRPRLDQIPAANLDADDPLTDEDEDSDSASDSDDDDDDTAALLAELEKIKKERAEEQERKEREQKAEEERIRMENILSGNPLLNLAGQQTHTPNTFSVKRRWDDDVVFKNCAKGVDESRREKRFINDTLRSEFHKKFMEKYVK